From Novipirellula galeiformis, a single genomic window includes:
- a CDS encoding SecDF P1 head subdomain-containing protein: MKCMIPLALTVVLLAGCEPGTTAIPGPVPPGVIIEIYAVAAVEGLGTKAAVDPTTKATINLVGPPVVQTSDIATVAKSMIEIETVGGVEPAESVPALEIVLNPAGTKKMLAATTSPNSSTLAVLVDGQVVSVPQIFSPINGSFRVTGDHRDPSFLNAISAVTGQP; this comes from the coding sequence ATGAAATGCATGATCCCGCTGGCATTGACCGTCGTGCTTTTGGCCGGTTGCGAACCGGGAACGACTGCGATTCCTGGCCCTGTTCCGCCGGGCGTAATAATCGAGATCTACGCTGTGGCCGCAGTGGAGGGGCTAGGCACGAAGGCTGCCGTTGACCCGACCACAAAGGCGACGATCAACTTGGTCGGCCCCCCCGTGGTACAGACTTCGGATATTGCGACGGTCGCAAAATCGATGATTGAGATTGAGACGGTCGGTGGTGTAGAACCTGCCGAGTCGGTTCCCGCTCTCGAAATCGTATTGAATCCTGCTGGCACGAAGAAGATGCTTGCTGCAACCACTTCTCCAAATTCGTCGACGCTTGCCGTACTCGTGGATGGCCAGGTTGTTTCAGTACCACAAATCTTCAGTCCCATTAACGGCTCCTTCCGCGTTACGGGTGACCATCGCGACCCTTCGTTCCTGAACGCTATTTCCGCGGTAACCGGGCAGCCGTAG
- a CDS encoding DUF6585 family protein encodes MIADYLISFLFLCGGGYLVYAAQQDFEPMGEYIMAAALFVAAVEFGYYVRRLSQSKVAIHEQGFVVHRGSNRPTFAWDEIECLTERVVHEGLPLKGVTGKLSARIMGKKAYRYTVARNDGEAFLSDNNVVPRGALLAGPLRTAQRSHDFRWSTETD; translated from the coding sequence GTGATCGCTGATTATTTAATTTCATTCCTGTTTCTTTGCGGCGGTGGATACTTGGTCTACGCAGCGCAACAGGACTTTGAGCCAATGGGAGAGTATATCATGGCGGCAGCTCTCTTCGTCGCTGCGGTGGAATTTGGTTATTACGTGAGAAGATTGTCTCAGTCGAAAGTCGCTATTCATGAACAGGGGTTCGTGGTTCATCGAGGATCAAATCGACCCACGTTTGCTTGGGATGAAATTGAGTGCCTTACCGAAAGGGTTGTTCATGAGGGCTTGCCACTTAAGGGCGTCACCGGAAAACTCTCCGCACGTATAATGGGAAAGAAAGCATATCGCTACACCGTTGCACGAAACGATGGCGAAGCGTTCTTATCCGACAATAACGTTGTGCCGCGTGGGGCCTTGCTTGCGGGGCCGCTGCGGACAGCACAGAGGAGCCATGACTTTCGATGGAGTACCGAAACGGATTGA